Proteins encoded together in one Fluviicola sp. window:
- a CDS encoding PASTA domain-containing protein — protein MGILLSHPDRAPIPPTTVVFQYYDFETESWVHLYEQVLNSKGAANVSAVRRTGMPPEEVAFFDLVSDKQIPPLRVIPTEFEGDISKQPVFANGFDFDIASSGTLTIDFGGLYLVPEALITDLSTRIENYVMITSSYPVPVPTDNTPLPINELYTNLVSEIATASDSGSPFKLSNVSLKLKALIERDGETVNASLLDLTNSKDVNGNAISEIVFDITPVQQTDDVSKQIPDLTGFTESAVRKILQAFGLKLNPVYQKNLNVVNGDSFRQSPEAGEIIESNKIVTVIFSKHE, from the coding sequence ATGGGAATTCTGCTATCCCATCCTGATAGAGCACCAATTCCTCCCACAACAGTAGTTTTTCAATACTATGATTTTGAAACGGAAAGCTGGGTACACCTGTACGAGCAAGTACTCAACTCAAAAGGAGCTGCCAACGTTTCAGCAGTCAGAAGAACCGGAATGCCTCCGGAAGAAGTCGCCTTCTTTGACCTGGTAAGTGATAAACAAATTCCTCCACTTCGTGTAATTCCGACAGAATTTGAGGGAGACATCTCTAAACAACCGGTATTTGCAAACGGTTTTGATTTTGATATAGCGAGCTCCGGTACCTTGACAATTGATTTTGGCGGATTGTATTTAGTTCCGGAAGCTCTAATTACTGACCTCAGTACCCGGATTGAAAATTATGTAATGATTACAAGTTCATATCCTGTCCCGGTTCCTACCGATAATACACCGCTTCCAATCAATGAATTGTATACGAATCTCGTTTCGGAAATTGCCACTGCAAGTGACTCTGGCTCTCCATTCAAACTTTCCAATGTTTCACTAAAATTGAAAGCATTGATTGAAAGAGATGGAGAAACCGTAAATGCTTCCTTGCTGGACCTTACCAATTCAAAAGATGTAAATGGAAATGCAATCAGTGAAATTGTTTTTGATATTACACCGGTTCAACAAACGGACGATGTTTCCAAACAGATCCCTGATTTGACTGGATTTACAGAATCTGCTGTTCGAAAAATTCTACAGGCGTTTGGTTTAAAACTGAACCCCGTTTATCAGAAAAACCTGAATGTCGTGAATGGTGATTCTTTCAGACAATCACCCGAAGCAGGAGAAATCATCGAATCAAACAAAATAGTAACCGTAATTTTTAGTAAACATGAGTGA
- the rfaE2 gene encoding D-glycero-beta-D-manno-heptose 1-phosphate adenylyltransferase, producing MGKFEQIQHKISSHEDMAQRVQEWKQSGEKVVFTNGCFDILHEGHVTYLAKAADFGSKLIIAINTDASVKRQGKGEERPINPESSRALILASLSFVDGVVFFDEDTPVSVIELLKPDVLVKGADYDANEEDASSKKYIVGRETILANGGEVKTVALVEGFSTTNIVKKLKS from the coding sequence ATGGGGAAGTTCGAACAGATCCAGCATAAGATTTCTTCACACGAAGATATGGCACAACGCGTTCAGGAATGGAAACAATCCGGAGAAAAAGTAGTATTCACGAATGGTTGTTTCGACATCCTGCACGAAGGTCACGTGACTTACCTGGCAAAAGCAGCTGATTTCGGTTCGAAACTGATTATCGCCATCAACACCGATGCTTCTGTAAAGCGGCAGGGAAAAGGCGAGGAGCGGCCTATTAACCCGGAATCTTCCCGTGCATTGATCCTGGCTTCATTGAGTTTTGTAGACGGTGTGGTATTCTTTGATGAAGATACTCCGGTTTCCGTGATCGAATTATTGAAACCAGATGTGTTGGTGAAAGGTGCGGATTACGATGCGAATGAGGAAGATGCTTCCAGCAAAAAATACATTGTGGGACGTGAAACGATCCTTGCAAACGGCGGCGAAGTGAAAACAGTTGCGCTGGTGGAAGGATTCAGTACCACGAATATTGTGAAGAAACTGAAAAGCTAA
- a CDS encoding lysylphosphatidylglycerol synthase transmembrane domain-containing protein, whose protein sequence is MKKTAGILLKTVLPLALGVYLIWYFFTSMEPEVEAAFYKALREADYFWVFLSLLLSFFALLSRAYRWKYLLEPMGYQTSLWNRYHAIMIGYIVNLTIPRAGEASRAAMLYRSDGVPFSKSFGTILAERVFDLIMLFSVALIASIVGAGDFWKIKGLIEARFSGNPESASAFQLVKWIILGVIACALGVILLLKSIRQKVVGFIKGLFAGVLSVFKTRNPIGFIGHTLFIWILYVVYFAICFFALDETSDVPPTGMLIAFLAGSLGITLTNGGIGVFPLVVGLVIEYYLKDQYGSQAWGIGCALGTIIWASQTVLIIVLGVISFFLLPKNYSKDGEVRTDPA, encoded by the coding sequence ATGAAAAAAACAGCAGGTATTCTTCTAAAAACAGTTCTTCCACTGGCCTTAGGCGTTTATCTGATCTGGTACTTTTTCACATCCATGGAACCGGAGGTGGAGGCTGCTTTTTACAAAGCGCTTCGCGAAGCCGATTATTTCTGGGTTTTCCTATCCTTATTATTAAGCTTTTTTGCATTGCTCTCCAGGGCATATCGCTGGAAATACCTGTTGGAGCCAATGGGATACCAAACTTCTTTGTGGAACCGCTACCATGCCATTATGATCGGATACATTGTGAATCTGACCATTCCCAGGGCCGGAGAAGCTTCTAGGGCTGCTATGTTGTACCGTTCCGATGGAGTTCCTTTTTCCAAATCATTCGGTACTATTTTGGCTGAGCGCGTTTTCGACCTCATCATGCTGTTTTCTGTTGCTCTGATCGCTTCCATTGTCGGGGCGGGAGATTTCTGGAAAATCAAAGGGTTGATTGAAGCCCGGTTTTCCGGTAACCCGGAGTCTGCATCTGCTTTTCAGTTGGTTAAATGGATTATTCTCGGTGTCATTGCATGTGCTTTGGGAGTGATTTTGCTCCTGAAAAGTATCCGCCAAAAAGTAGTCGGTTTTATCAAAGGTTTATTTGCAGGTGTATTATCCGTCTTTAAAACCCGGAATCCAATCGGATTTATCGGACATACGTTATTCATCTGGATCCTTTATGTGGTTTATTTCGCGATTTGCTTTTTTGCATTGGACGAAACGTCGGATGTTCCGCCAACAGGAATGCTCATCGCTTTTTTGGCCGGATCACTTGGAATTACGCTTACTAATGGCGGAATTGGAGTTTTTCCTTTGGTAGTAGGATTGGTCATTGAATATTACTTGAAAGATCAATACGGAAGCCAGGCCTGGGGAATCGGTTGTGCTTTGGGAACGATTATCTGGGCTTCTCAAACGGTATTGATCATCGTTCTGGGGGTTATATCCTTTTTTCTCTTACCAAAAAACTATTCAAAAGATGGGGAAGTTCGAACAGATCCAGCATAA
- the panD gene encoding aspartate 1-decarboxylase: protein MLIQVVKSKIHRVRVTQAELNYVGSITIDEALMDASNLVEGERVQVVNINNGERLETYVIKGDRGTGTICLNGPAARKVAVGDMIIVIGYGYMTPEEARSFKPSLVFPNELTNLIV, encoded by the coding sequence ATGTTGATACAAGTAGTCAAATCAAAAATTCACCGCGTACGCGTTACTCAGGCAGAATTAAATTATGTTGGAAGTATTACCATTGACGAAGCATTGATGGATGCCTCTAACCTGGTTGAAGGTGAACGGGTTCAGGTTGTTAACATCAATAACGGAGAGCGTTTGGAAACTTACGTGATCAAGGGTGACAGAGGAACCGGAACAATTTGCTTAAATGGCCCGGCGGCAAGAAAAGTAGCTGTGGGAGATATGATTATTGTTATCGGGTACGGATATATGACTCCGGAGGAAGCAAGATCATTCAAACCGTCCTTGGTTTTTCCAAATGAATTGACTAATTTGATAGTCTGA
- the panC gene encoding pantoate--beta-alanine ligase has product MEIINTVEGLKQALDASRKEGKSIGFVPTMGALHQGHMDLVSRANAECDVVVVSVFVNPTQFNNPSDLEKYPRTPEADSELLKKFGCDIAFFPSEREIYPENLVSPRVDLEGLDEVMEGKFRPGHFKGVVQVVSRLFELVEPQKAFFGLKDFQQVAVIKKMVEQLSLPIQIVPCETSRTEKGLAMSSRNKRLTEEQKEEALIIFKTLTQAKQDAAQFSPAETVARAVEFFNRGTLQLEYLTIVDPVTLQDLTDHWVPGATMCIACFCGEVRLIDNMALV; this is encoded by the coding sequence GTGGAAATAATCAACACGGTTGAAGGGCTCAAACAAGCCCTGGATGCATCCCGGAAAGAAGGTAAAAGTATTGGTTTTGTGCCAACTATGGGTGCTTTGCATCAAGGTCATATGGACTTGGTAAGTCGCGCCAATGCTGAATGTGACGTGGTTGTTGTGAGTGTTTTTGTAAACCCGACGCAATTCAATAATCCATCCGATCTAGAAAAGTATCCGAGGACTCCGGAAGCCGATTCCGAATTGTTGAAAAAATTCGGTTGCGACATTGCTTTTTTTCCTTCAGAACGAGAAATTTATCCTGAAAACCTGGTATCTCCCCGGGTAGATTTAGAGGGTTTGGATGAAGTGATGGAAGGAAAATTCCGTCCGGGTCATTTCAAAGGAGTTGTTCAGGTGGTTTCCCGCCTGTTTGAACTGGTTGAACCTCAAAAAGCATTCTTCGGGCTAAAGGATTTTCAGCAGGTTGCCGTAATCAAAAAGATGGTTGAACAATTGAGCCTTCCGATCCAAATTGTTCCCTGCGAAACTTCCCGCACAGAGAAAGGACTGGCAATGAGTAGCCGCAATAAACGCCTGACCGAAGAACAGAAGGAAGAAGCACTGATTATTTTTAAAACGTTGACGCAGGCAAAACAGGATGCTGCTCAATTTTCTCCGGCAGAGACAGTAGCACGCGCTGTTGAATTTTTTAACCGCGGAACACTGCAACTGGAGTATTTGACGATCGTTGATCCCGTTACTTTGCAGGACCTTACGGATCACTGGGTTCCGGGTGCAACCATGTGTATCGCTTGCTTTTGCGGAGAGGTGAGACTGATAGATAATATGGCACTTGTCTGA
- a CDS encoding glycogen/starch synthase — protein MEKKRILFVSQEIYPFLAKTEISHNARKLPQGTQENGKEIRVFTPRFGTINERRHQLHEVIRLSGMNIIIDDNDHPLIIKVASIPAARLQVYFIDNDEFFKRKTNVTDDKGADFTDNDERSMFFCRGVLETVKKLGWKPDVIHCHGWMTSLMSLYIKKIYNKDPHFADTKVVYSIYNDKEGFESSWDERFHEKLKFDGFDEEVTNLVKTPTLDAITKAAVTFCDGVVQGSEVIPADLQKVYDEATCLKLNYLPEEHLTKGLSEFFDKVIEEGILIQ, from the coding sequence ATGGAAAAGAAAAGAATTCTCTTTGTTTCTCAGGAAATTTATCCATTTCTTGCAAAAACAGAAATTTCTCACAATGCTCGCAAGCTTCCGCAAGGGACGCAGGAGAATGGTAAAGAAATCCGTGTTTTCACACCTCGCTTTGGTACGATTAACGAAAGAAGACATCAACTTCATGAAGTAATCCGCCTTTCGGGAATGAATATCATTATTGACGACAACGATCACCCGCTGATCATCAAAGTAGCGTCAATTCCGGCAGCACGTTTACAGGTCTACTTCATTGATAACGATGAGTTCTTCAAACGTAAAACAAATGTAACGGACGATAAAGGTGCTGATTTTACAGACAACGACGAAAGAAGCATGTTCTTCTGCCGCGGTGTTTTGGAAACAGTTAAAAAATTAGGATGGAAACCGGACGTGATTCACTGTCACGGTTGGATGACTTCCCTGATGTCCCTTTATATCAAAAAGATCTACAACAAAGATCCGCATTTTGCTGATACGAAAGTAGTTTACAGCATCTATAACGATAAAGAAGGATTCGAATCTTCCTGGGATGAACGCTTCCATGAGAAGTTGAAGTTCGATGGATTTGATGAAGAAGTCACAAATTTAGTTAAAACGCCTACCCTGGATGCAATAACAAAAGCAGCAGTAACGTTCTGTGACGGTGTTGTTCAGGGCAGTGAAGTAATTCCGGCGGATTTACAAAAAGTCTACGATGAGGCAACGTGTTTAAAACTAAATTATTTACCTGAAGAACACTTAACCAAAGGATTATCAGAGTTCTTTGACAAAGTAATAGAAGAAGGCATTTTGATACAATGA
- a CDS encoding DUF4270 family protein: MMNLKKLHNNWRKGILLSACFVLTLSVLPGCKKTSSPFGSEALSVEDLLAAGGKDTFQLNTYSVPFDTLATDNQNFGTLGAYHDPKFGIVNASIYTQLTVSGAVTVGTNPIIDSIVLSLNYGGYYGTLDPQTFEVYQLADELDVDSVYKRSTVKSTMGSNLVDPSSATQTPNTSAKVILTGDTTQLNPQLRLRLNNAFGQQFLDDMAAGNSAFTSSSNFLSSNYLKGLKISVSNTNPAKGKGAVLYFKLDNSQTKMTIYYKLGSESVQKQVALVITGACADFNHVDIDNSGYHIADVLANPINGKTQFYSQSFNVIPKIEMPTISKLSNKTLLNNALLSLPIAYHSGDVYYPTQTFGLAYSEDGGKTYNVIATANYDNNQKGFLFDIRHYVQEVISGKKQNSGLYVIPAQNYFRCTADRVVFNGSASPYKTKPKLVLKYTEFK, translated from the coding sequence ATGATGAATCTAAAAAAACTACATAATAACTGGCGGAAAGGAATTTTACTTTCCGCTTGTTTTGTCTTAACACTTTCCGTTTTACCAGGATGTAAAAAAACATCTTCTCCTTTCGGTTCAGAAGCATTGAGTGTGGAAGATTTGCTGGCGGCAGGTGGAAAGGATACTTTTCAACTGAATACTTATTCGGTTCCTTTCGATACGCTTGCAACCGATAATCAGAATTTTGGGACTCTGGGAGCTTATCACGACCCGAAATTCGGAATTGTGAATGCGTCTATTTACACGCAACTTACAGTTAGCGGAGCAGTTACCGTAGGAACAAATCCTATCATTGACTCCATCGTTCTTAGTTTGAACTATGGCGGTTATTATGGTACACTTGATCCACAGACTTTTGAAGTTTACCAGCTTGCAGATGAGTTAGATGTAGATTCGGTTTACAAACGGTCTACAGTCAAATCCACGATGGGTTCCAACTTAGTGGACCCTTCTTCTGCTACCCAAACTCCGAACACCAGTGCAAAAGTCATATTGACGGGTGATACTACGCAGCTGAACCCACAATTGAGGTTGCGTTTGAACAATGCATTCGGCCAGCAATTCCTGGACGATATGGCAGCTGGAAATTCAGCTTTCACAAGCAGCAGTAATTTCCTTAGTTCCAATTATTTAAAAGGACTAAAAATCAGTGTTTCAAATACCAATCCTGCAAAAGGAAAAGGCGCCGTTTTGTATTTCAAACTAGACAATTCGCAGACCAAAATGACTATTTACTACAAATTAGGATCGGAATCCGTTCAAAAACAAGTTGCACTGGTTATCACCGGTGCCTGCGCTGATTTCAACCATGTAGATATTGATAATTCCGGGTACCACATTGCAGACGTACTTGCAAATCCGATCAACGGGAAAACCCAGTTTTACAGTCAGTCATTCAACGTTATTCCAAAAATTGAAATGCCTACTATCAGTAAGCTTAGTAACAAAACATTGCTCAACAACGCTTTGTTATCTTTACCGATTGCATACCACTCCGGGGATGTTTACTACCCGACTCAAACTTTCGGATTGGCTTATTCGGAAGACGGAGGCAAAACCTACAACGTTATCGCAACGGCCAATTACGACAACAATCAAAAAGGATTTTTATTTGACATCAGGCATTACGTTCAGGAAGTAATTTCCGGGAAAAAACAGAATAGCGGACTTTACGTGATCCCGGCGCAAAACTATTTTCGTTGTACTGCAGACCGCGTTGTTTTCAACGGTTCTGCATCTCCTTACAAGACAAAACCCAAATTAGTTCTTAAATACACTGAATTCAAATAA
- the glmS gene encoding glutamine--fructose-6-phosphate transaminase (isomerizing), with protein sequence MCGIVAYIGKKEAYPILIKGLKRLEYRGYDSAGIALLDSGKVNLYKRQGKVSNLEEFAAGKNISGHAGIGHTRWATHGAPNDINAHPHFSNDEKIALIHNGIIENYNSLKEELIVRGYHFRSQTDTEVLVHLIDDIQKKEKVDLAEAVRMALQNVIGAYAIVVISSDNPNQLIAARKSSPLVVGIGKENDFYLASDATPIIEYTNQVVYLEDEEIAVVDLTSGLNITNLRNQPKTPYVQELEMQLETLEKGGYEHFMLKEIHEQPRSIKDCFRGRLNASEGWVSLGGVKDYEQKMINAQRIVMVACGTSWHACLVGEYLFEDLARINVEVEYASEFRYRNPIINENDIVIAVSQSGETADTLAALELAKSKGATILGICNVVGSSISRITDAGSYTHAGPEIGVASTKAFTAQVTVLTLMALSLAHKKGTLSESKFRTMLSELEIIPEKVKRVLERNAEIEEISRIYKDANNALYLGRGSSFPVALEGALKLKEISYIHAEGYPAAEMKHGPIALIDEEMPVFVIATKGTSYEKVVSNIQEVKARKGKIIAIVTEGDTDVKEMADHVIEIPDTDEHLVPILATIPFQLLSYHIAVMRDCNVDQPRNLAKSVTVE encoded by the coding sequence ATGTGTGGAATTGTAGCATATATCGGGAAGAAAGAAGCTTACCCTATTTTAATTAAAGGATTAAAGCGATTGGAATATCGTGGGTATGATAGTGCAGGAATTGCATTGTTGGATTCCGGAAAGGTGAATTTATACAAGCGCCAGGGAAAAGTTTCCAACCTGGAAGAATTTGCCGCAGGCAAAAACATATCCGGGCATGCAGGTATCGGTCACACACGCTGGGCTACTCACGGTGCACCGAATGATATCAACGCACACCCTCATTTTTCAAACGACGAAAAAATCGCATTGATCCACAATGGGATCATTGAGAATTATAACAGCTTAAAAGAAGAATTGATCGTTCGCGGATACCATTTCAGAAGTCAGACAGATACGGAAGTATTGGTTCACCTGATCGATGATATCCAAAAGAAGGAAAAAGTAGACTTGGCAGAAGCAGTTCGCATGGCTTTACAAAATGTGATCGGTGCGTACGCGATCGTTGTTATTTCTTCCGATAATCCGAACCAGCTGATCGCAGCCCGTAAAAGTTCTCCGTTGGTTGTAGGTATCGGGAAAGAAAATGATTTCTACCTGGCTTCGGATGCAACACCGATTATCGAATACACGAACCAGGTTGTTTACCTGGAAGATGAAGAAATCGCTGTAGTAGACCTGACATCCGGATTGAACATCACAAACCTGCGCAACCAGCCGAAAACTCCTTACGTACAGGAATTGGAAATGCAGCTGGAAACCCTTGAAAAAGGCGGATACGAGCATTTCATGCTGAAAGAAATCCACGAACAGCCACGTTCCATCAAAGATTGTTTCCGCGGACGTTTGAACGCTTCCGAAGGATGGGTTTCTTTGGGCGGAGTGAAAGACTACGAGCAAAAAATGATCAATGCACAACGCATTGTGATGGTAGCCTGCGGAACTTCCTGGCATGCTTGTCTGGTCGGAGAATATTTGTTCGAAGATTTGGCGCGCATCAATGTTGAAGTCGAATATGCATCCGAATTCAGGTACCGCAATCCGATCATCAATGAAAACGATATCGTAATCGCTGTTTCGCAATCCGGTGAAACTGCAGATACGTTAGCGGCATTGGAATTGGCGAAATCAAAAGGCGCAACGATTCTCGGAATCTGTAACGTGGTAGGATCTTCCATCTCACGCATTACGGACGCAGGTTCATACACCCACGCAGGACCGGAAATCGGGGTGGCTTCCACCAAAGCATTTACCGCTCAGGTAACCGTTCTGACTTTGATGGCACTTTCTCTGGCTCATAAAAAAGGGACTTTAAGCGAATCGAAATTCAGAACCATGCTTTCCGAACTGGAAATCATTCCTGAGAAAGTGAAACGCGTATTGGAGCGCAATGCCGAGATCGAAGAAATTTCCAGAATTTACAAAGATGCAAACAACGCACTTTACCTGGGAAGAGGAAGTTCTTTCCCGGTTGCACTGGAAGGGGCGTTGAAACTGAAAGAAATCTCCTACATCCACGCAGAAGGATATCCTGCAGCAGAAATGAAGCACGGGCCAATCGCTTTGATCGATGAAGAGATGCCGGTTTTCGTGATTGCTACCAAAGGAACTTCCTACGAAAAAGTAGTAAGCAATATCCAGGAAGTAAAAGCACGTAAAGGAAAGATCATTGCAATCGTAACCGAAGGAGATACGGACGTAAAAGAAATGGCAGATCACGTGATCGAAATTCCGGATACGGACGAACACCTGGTTCCTATCCTGGCAACCATTCCGTTCCAGTTATTGAGCTATCACATTGCGGTGATGCGCGACTGCAACGTGGACCAGCCAAGAAACCTGGCAAAATCCGTAACAGTAGAATAA
- a CDS encoding GAF domain-containing sensor histidine kinase — protein sequence MQQGLSPENLQSDIETIGNIRGISSMLEVICRTTGMGFAAVARVTETTWVACEVRDEISFGLKAGDELKLKTTICDEIRHSGTMVVIDHVQEDPHFKTHHTPLMYGFQSYISVPIFRKNGEFFGTLCAIDPHPAKLNNPTVISMFKLFTDLISFHLDAVDQLAQVQAKLEEEKKVAELRDQFIAILGHDLRNPISSVTLAAEMLLAGNLDENNRMIVQTIQRSAFRMMGLIENILDFAQGHLGGGIALKRKINPELQPVIEQVIAEIRNIWPQREIDTTISLDGPVDCDADRIAQLFSNLMGNAMIHSLPETPVEVIVAGNQQSFSIDVINEAAPITQRELNSLFRPFLRGKDRTEKKGLGLGLFISSEIAKAHKGVLRATYEQGHVRFSLTIPQKAKKNHFPEMEVADTKPAPISDGE from the coding sequence ATGCAACAAGGACTCTCCCCGGAAAACCTCCAATCAGATATTGAAACAATCGGTAATATAAGAGGTATTTCTTCTATGCTGGAAGTGATTTGCAGAACTACGGGAATGGGTTTTGCAGCTGTTGCAAGAGTTACCGAAACAACCTGGGTAGCTTGTGAAGTACGAGACGAAATCTCCTTTGGATTAAAAGCTGGCGATGAACTTAAACTGAAGACAACTATCTGTGATGAGATCAGGCATTCAGGAACCATGGTTGTGATTGATCATGTTCAGGAGGATCCTCATTTCAAAACGCACCATACACCTTTGATGTACGGTTTCCAAAGTTACATTTCCGTTCCTATTTTCCGCAAGAACGGAGAATTTTTCGGAACGCTTTGCGCCATTGATCCCCATCCGGCCAAGTTAAATAATCCTACAGTGATCAGCATGTTCAAGCTCTTCACAGATTTGATCTCCTTTCATCTCGATGCAGTGGATCAGCTTGCACAAGTGCAGGCAAAACTCGAAGAAGAAAAAAAGGTTGCTGAACTGAGAGACCAATTCATTGCAATCTTAGGACATGATCTCCGGAACCCGATCAGCTCCGTAACACTAGCTGCAGAAATGCTTTTGGCCGGCAATCTGGATGAAAACAACCGCATGATCGTGCAAACCATCCAGCGCAGTGCTTTCCGGATGATGGGATTAATTGAGAACATCCTTGATTTCGCACAGGGCCATCTTGGTGGAGGAATCGCACTGAAGCGCAAAATAAATCCGGAACTGCAACCGGTTATTGAACAGGTTATTGCCGAAATCCGCAACATTTGGCCCCAACGGGAAATTGACACCACGATCTCGCTTGATGGACCCGTTGATTGCGACGCAGATCGCATTGCCCAGCTTTTTTCAAACCTCATGGGGAATGCCATGATACATAGCTTGCCGGAAACCCCGGTCGAAGTAATTGTTGCAGGGAACCAACAATCTTTTTCAATTGATGTGATCAACGAAGCGGCTCCGATCACACAGCGTGAACTGAACAGCCTGTTTCGTCCGTTTCTGCGGGGAAAAGATAGAACGGAGAAAAAAGGGTTGGGACTCGGATTGTTTATTTCTTCCGAAATTGCCAAAGCTCACAAAGGAGTGCTCCGGGCAACCTACGAACAAGGACATGTACGCTTTTCATTAACCATTCCCCAAAAAGCCAAAAAGAATCATTTTCCTGAAATGGAGGTGGCCGACACAAAGCCGGCACCAATCTCTGATGGTGAATGA